One Thalassotalea hakodatensis DNA segment encodes these proteins:
- a CDS encoding efflux RND transporter permease subunit, which produces MNFSHFFIKRPIFASVLSLVILIGGAISLFQLPISEYPEVVPPTVVVTANYPGANPTVIAQTVATPLEQEINGTENMLYMFSQATSDGRMTLTVTFALGTDLDRAQVQVQNRVNSALSRLPQEVQRLGVVAEKSSPDLTMVVHLYSPEKTHDTAYLSNYADIYIKDQIARLPGVGDVQLFGGGQYSMRVWLNPDALAARQLTASDVINALRAQNQQVAAGSLGAQPAANDSQFQILLNVKGRLTSVEEFEHVILKVGDQKQVIRLKDVATVELGQNSYALRALLDGQPALAMPIFQRPGSNAIELSDQVRTTMAQLSQAFPDGVEYDIVYDPTIFVRDSIDAVITTLLEAIALVVIVVILFLQTWRASIIPLIAVPVSLIGTFAVMQWLGVSINTLSLFGLVLAIGIVVDDAIVVVENVERNIEKGLSPVEATRVAMTEVTGPIIAIALVLLAVFIPTAFISGLSGQFYKQFALTITISTVISAFNSLTLSPALSALLLKPYNAKPDALTRLLNKLFGRWLFTPFNKLFERGAKSYQRLVKKLIRMSIIVIAAYVLLLGGTFTLFNSIPGGFIPSQDKQYLVAIAQLPDAASLDRTQEVMVEMEKIALNVPGVLHTVTFPGLSVNGFTNSPNSGIVFVALDAFENRKDPQLSSGAIAMQLNQQFVSIDEAFVAVFPPPPIQGLGTTGGFKLQIEDRDNKGFEALFNSLQTVIAKAQQDPALTGLYSSFRIQVPQMDIDIDREQALIQGIPLEEVFDALQIYLGSLYVNDFNTFGRTYQVNAQAGAEFRKDPAQILHLKVKNRMGDMVPLGSILTVTPTTGPDRVMHYNGYPSAELNGSPAMGYSSDQAQQAIELILADHLPTGIDYEWTDVTYQQIIAGNTMVYVFPLVVLLVFLVLAAQYESLRLPLAIILIVPMTIFSALLGVWFVGSDNNIFTQIALIVLVALASKNAILMVEFAKDQHQNGMSHFNAIIAACRLRLRPILMTSIAFTAGVIPLVLASGAGAEMRQAMGNAVFSGMIGVTIFGLLFTPIFYMLVTKKEPTNDTIESNSLEHKQHD; this is translated from the coding sequence ATGAATTTTTCTCATTTTTTCATTAAGCGGCCAATTTTTGCATCCGTATTATCGTTAGTTATATTGATTGGTGGCGCTATATCACTGTTCCAGCTACCTATCAGTGAATATCCTGAGGTAGTTCCTCCGACCGTAGTTGTAACGGCAAATTACCCTGGTGCCAACCCAACGGTAATAGCACAAACAGTTGCTACGCCATTAGAGCAAGAAATAAATGGCACAGAAAATATGCTCTATATGTTTTCTCAAGCAACAAGCGATGGCCGCATGACACTAACAGTGACTTTTGCCTTAGGCACAGATCTCGATCGTGCCCAAGTACAAGTACAAAACAGGGTTAACAGTGCACTTTCTAGACTGCCTCAGGAAGTACAGCGCTTAGGAGTTGTTGCAGAAAAGTCTTCACCAGACTTAACCATGGTCGTCCACCTATATTCACCCGAAAAAACTCATGATACAGCATATCTTTCAAACTACGCAGATATCTATATTAAAGATCAAATAGCACGGCTACCTGGTGTTGGTGATGTACAATTATTTGGTGGAGGCCAATACTCCATGCGGGTTTGGTTAAACCCTGATGCTTTGGCTGCTAGACAATTAACCGCTTCAGATGTAATAAATGCCTTACGCGCACAAAATCAACAAGTTGCCGCAGGAAGCTTAGGAGCGCAACCTGCAGCAAATGATAGTCAATTTCAAATTTTATTAAATGTTAAAGGTAGGTTGACCAGTGTTGAAGAGTTTGAACACGTCATACTAAAAGTCGGCGATCAAAAGCAAGTTATTCGTTTAAAAGATGTCGCCACTGTAGAGTTAGGCCAGAACAGTTACGCACTTCGTGCGCTATTAGATGGACAACCTGCGCTAGCTATGCCTATTTTCCAGCGCCCTGGTTCAAACGCAATTGAATTATCAGACCAAGTACGAACAACCATGGCGCAACTTTCACAGGCTTTTCCTGATGGCGTTGAATACGATATTGTGTACGATCCAACTATTTTCGTACGTGATTCAATTGATGCCGTAATAACCACCTTATTAGAGGCCATCGCTTTAGTTGTCATTGTAGTGATACTTTTTTTACAAACATGGCGCGCATCTATCATTCCATTGATTGCAGTTCCTGTTTCACTTATTGGTACATTTGCCGTTATGCAATGGCTTGGTGTTTCAATAAACACACTATCATTATTTGGTTTAGTACTCGCAATCGGGATTGTTGTTGATGATGCGATTGTTGTGGTCGAAAACGTTGAACGAAACATAGAAAAAGGCTTATCACCGGTAGAAGCGACTCGCGTTGCGATGACAGAAGTAACCGGTCCAATAATCGCCATTGCTTTAGTACTTCTAGCTGTATTCATACCCACCGCTTTTATTTCTGGTTTGTCTGGACAGTTTTATAAACAGTTTGCCCTTACCATTACTATTTCAACGGTGATCTCTGCGTTCAATTCATTAACTCTTTCGCCCGCTTTATCAGCACTTTTATTAAAACCTTACAATGCTAAGCCTGACGCATTAACCCGTTTACTAAACAAGCTTTTTGGTCGTTGGTTATTTACACCTTTTAATAAACTGTTTGAACGAGGTGCAAAAAGTTATCAGCGTTTGGTTAAAAAATTAATTCGAATGAGCATAATTGTCATAGCGGCTTATGTGCTATTGCTGGGCGGAACATTTACCCTATTTAATTCCATTCCTGGCGGTTTTATTCCTTCTCAGGATAAACAATACCTAGTTGCTATCGCACAACTACCAGATGCTGCTAGTTTAGATCGCACTCAAGAGGTTATGGTCGAAATGGAAAAGATAGCGCTTAACGTACCTGGCGTGTTGCACACGGTAACATTTCCTGGCTTATCAGTTAATGGTTTTACCAACAGCCCAAATAGCGGTATTGTTTTTGTCGCGTTAGATGCCTTTGAAAACCGTAAAGACCCTCAGTTATCTTCTGGCGCAATAGCAATGCAGCTAAATCAACAATTTGTCTCAATTGATGAAGCTTTTGTTGCAGTATTTCCGCCCCCCCCCATACAAGGGTTAGGTACAACTGGTGGTTTTAAACTACAAATAGAAGATCGCGATAATAAAGGCTTCGAAGCACTGTTTAATAGTTTACAAACAGTTATCGCTAAAGCGCAACAAGACCCAGCGCTAACAGGCTTATATTCAAGTTTTCGTATCCAAGTACCACAAATGGATATTGATATCGATAGAGAGCAAGCCCTGATTCAAGGAATTCCCCTTGAAGAAGTGTTTGATGCTCTACAAATATATTTAGGCTCATTATATGTTAACGACTTCAATACGTTCGGTAGAACTTACCAAGTAAATGCCCAAGCAGGCGCTGAATTTCGAAAAGATCCTGCTCAAATTCTCCATTTAAAAGTAAAAAATAGAATGGGTGACATGGTACCTCTGGGATCAATTTTAACAGTCACACCTACAACGGGCCCTGATCGCGTAATGCATTATAATGGCTACCCAAGTGCAGAACTTAACGGTAGCCCTGCAATGGGTTATAGTTCAGATCAAGCGCAACAAGCAATCGAATTAATACTCGCCGATCATTTACCAACAGGTATTGATTACGAATGGACCGATGTAACCTACCAACAAATTATCGCGGGTAATACGATGGTTTACGTTTTCCCCTTAGTTGTGTTATTGGTATTTTTAGTTCTTGCCGCACAATATGAAAGTTTACGATTACCGCTTGCGATTATTTTAATTGTACCGATGACAATATTCTCCGCCTTATTAGGTGTGTGGTTTGTTGGCTCAGACAACAACATTTTTACCCAAATTGCATTAATTGTATTAGTTGCCCTAGCATCAAAAAACGCGATTTTGATGGTAGAGTTCGCTAAAGATCAACATCAAAATGGCATGAGTCATTTCAATGCAATTATTGCGGCGTGTCGGTTACGATTAAGACCTATTTTGATGACTTCTATCGCGTTCACAGCCGGTGTAATACCTTTGGTACTAGCTTCAGGCGCTGGTGCAGAAATGCGGCAAGCAATGGGTAATGCGGTTTTTTCTGGCATGATTGGCGTCACCATTTTTGGTCTACTATTTACGCCTATTTTTTATATGTTAGTTACCAAAAAAGAACCAACCAACGATACGATTGAAAGCAACTCACTGGAGCATAAACAACATGATTAA
- a CDS encoding TolC family protein, with the protein MIKSFLPANNQVALTLLLSSVIAGCATSNNVDVHLENQQQLQHFVTEIDIASQLTGTSEINWWRQLKSPQLNLLVQEALTNNYDLITSHLTLQSALARLGAEKATFLPQGEITINSERTSINNTITPNSTATLGVNWHLDLFGRISALVDAANASALSQAEQLRLLQIEVVSSVVSGYISYQGNLQKHHIISQQIDALQQSIEILQASVDEGVTSELDLNRTKAQLNQQQALIPEIEYLLQRDNSALAYITGKTLSDLTLIDQRKVIGYDLQVHLAQPSEAIALRPDISKALYQFSHEAALSTAASKALLPDISLSAFAGILSTTSATLSNTDQQWQVSPQIEWSLLSYPALLAQRNAQQYLSKAAYNEYQKTVLNAINESELSLHKLVKESNKQQFANNRYHYANKAYLQAQAMFQEGQIPYLSLLDARQDLLAAEENAVDSAISTLLTKVNAYHTFNGRWSYALSSI; encoded by the coding sequence ATGATTAAGTCATTCTTACCTGCTAATAACCAAGTGGCGTTAACCTTGCTTTTGTCCAGTGTAATCGCAGGTTGTGCAACGTCAAATAATGTAGATGTTCATCTAGAAAATCAGCAACAACTTCAGCATTTTGTTACTGAAATTGATATTGCATCACAACTAACGGGTACGAGTGAAATAAACTGGTGGCGACAATTAAAATCACCTCAATTGAACTTACTCGTACAAGAAGCGCTAACAAATAATTACGATTTAATAACAAGCCATTTAACACTACAAAGTGCCTTAGCTCGCCTTGGTGCAGAAAAAGCAACGTTTCTTCCCCAAGGTGAAATAACCATAAATAGTGAACGAACAAGTATCAATAATACTATCACGCCTAATTCGACAGCAACGTTAGGAGTTAATTGGCATCTCGATTTATTCGGTCGTATCTCTGCGCTTGTCGATGCTGCTAATGCCTCGGCACTGAGCCAAGCTGAGCAGCTTCGATTATTACAAATAGAAGTGGTTTCATCGGTTGTTTCTGGCTATATCAGTTACCAAGGTAATCTGCAAAAACACCATATAATTTCACAACAAATAGATGCATTACAACAAAGTATTGAAATACTACAAGCCAGTGTCGATGAAGGTGTAACCAGTGAATTAGATTTAAACCGTACAAAAGCGCAATTAAATCAACAACAAGCGTTAATACCTGAAATCGAATACTTACTACAACGCGATAATTCAGCGCTTGCCTATATTACAGGTAAAACATTAAGTGATCTCACGTTAATTGATCAACGTAAAGTGATTGGCTACGATTTACAAGTTCACTTAGCACAGCCAAGCGAAGCAATAGCGTTACGTCCTGATATTAGTAAAGCACTTTACCAGTTTAGCCATGAAGCCGCTTTAAGCACGGCAGCGAGCAAAGCCCTTTTACCTGATATTAGTTTAAGTGCCTTTGCTGGTATTCTAAGCACAACTAGCGCCACGTTATCTAATACTGATCAACAATGGCAAGTATCCCCGCAAATAGAATGGTCACTGTTAAGTTATCCTGCATTATTAGCGCAGCGAAATGCGCAACAATATTTAAGCAAAGCCGCTTATAATGAATACCAAAAAACGGTATTAAATGCTATTAATGAAAGTGAGCTTTCTTTGCATAAACTCGTTAAAGAAAGCAACAAACAGCAATTTGCAAACAATCGCTACCACTATGCGAATAAAGCTTATTTACAAGCACAGGCTATGTTTCAAGAAGGTCAAATACCTTATTTATCGTTACTAGATGCAAGGCAAGATTTACTAGCAGCAGAAGAAAATGCAGTTGATTCAGCAATTTCAACTTTACTCACGAAAGTAAATGCTTATCATACCTTTAACGGTCGCTGGAGTTACGCACTATCCAGTATTTAA
- a CDS encoding zinc-binding dehydrogenase, protein MPNVTTLQNNLSDTMKAIVLEKPNEQLSLAAVQWPTPTRTGNELLIKVEYVGLNPLDGQYAQKGFCQWQYPHILGLDAVGTVVDAPKGVFPTIGDRVMWHASLADQGVLSEYTTVPNYAVSVVPESVEPYQAATLPCAGMTALIALDKLQIIEGDTLLIEAGAGAVGHFAIQFAKQRGADVFTTAAKHNHKRLKCLGADAVFDYRDKKLCHNICHQLGPQGFDAILDSVGGDATIRNLELMRFCGRIACLQPLPDLPQVLLFKKAPNISIVSLGGAWLENSLCAQQHMSFMSKLLLDGVADGSIKLPEIHHVDFQAEAISSALRTQLAGGFTGKQIVTL, encoded by the coding sequence ATGCCTAATGTAACCACCTTACAAAATAACCTTTCTGACACGATGAAAGCCATTGTTTTAGAGAAACCTAATGAGCAACTCTCATTAGCCGCTGTACAATGGCCAACACCAACACGTACAGGAAATGAGTTATTAATCAAAGTGGAGTATGTAGGGCTTAATCCGTTAGATGGGCAATATGCCCAAAAAGGCTTTTGCCAATGGCAGTACCCACATATTTTAGGCTTAGATGCAGTGGGTACTGTAGTAGATGCCCCAAAAGGTGTTTTTCCCACCATTGGTGACCGAGTAATGTGGCACGCTAGCTTAGCGGATCAAGGAGTGCTAAGTGAATACACAACAGTACCAAATTATGCGGTATCTGTTGTACCTGAAAGCGTTGAGCCATATCAAGCTGCTACCTTGCCCTGTGCAGGCATGACAGCATTAATCGCCTTAGATAAATTACAAATCATCGAGGGTGATACCTTATTAATTGAGGCTGGAGCAGGTGCTGTTGGTCATTTTGCAATTCAGTTTGCAAAGCAACGCGGAGCAGACGTTTTCACCACTGCAGCCAAGCATAATCATAAACGTTTAAAGTGTTTAGGTGCTGATGCTGTATTTGATTACCGAGACAAAAAGCTTTGTCATAATATTTGCCACCAACTTGGACCACAAGGCTTTGATGCCATACTAGATTCAGTAGGTGGCGATGCCACCATTCGAAATTTAGAATTAATGAGGTTTTGTGGCAGAATCGCTTGTTTACAGCCTTTACCCGATTTACCTCAAGTATTATTATTCAAAAAAGCACCAAACATTAGTATTGTTTCTTTAGGTGGCGCATGGCTCGAAAATAGCCTTTGTGCCCAACAACACATGAGCTTTATGAGTAAATTGCTGCTTGATGGTGTTGCTGATGGATCAATTAAACTCCCTGAAATCCATCACGTAGATTTTCAAGCAGAAGCTATTTCATCAGCGCTTAGAACACAATTAGCGGGTGGTTTTACAGGCAAACAAATTGTTACGTTATAG
- the bla gene encoding class A beta-lactamase, which yields MTILLALFSHISIAFSSQESIIVNQIKKQERLLNADFGVAIFDVEKQSLWHYNGNSRFPLMSTFKVLACAKLLADVEKGVQSFDSSTLITKSDLVYWSPVTKHMVGKKMSLKQACSATMTMSDNTAANIILAGIKGPTALTKFMRDIGDNVTRLDRIEPELNQALKNDKRDTTSPIAMVKSLHTLLFGNILKDPSKAQLTQWMIDNKVTASLLRSVLPEHWSIADRSGAGGYGSRAITAVVWSKDQTPLIISIYLTQTEGTMKERNKAIAAIGESIFTFYQKNNN from the coding sequence ATTACTATATTACTTGCGTTATTTAGCCATATTTCTATCGCTTTTTCTTCACAGGAAAGCATCATAGTAAATCAAATCAAAAAACAAGAACGCCTACTTAACGCAGATTTTGGTGTTGCTATTTTCGATGTAGAAAAACAAAGCTTATGGCATTATAACGGCAATTCTCGTTTCCCCTTAATGAGCACATTTAAAGTGCTCGCATGCGCAAAGTTACTCGCTGATGTTGAAAAAGGCGTGCAATCTTTTGATTCATCAACGTTAATCACTAAAAGCGATTTAGTATATTGGTCCCCTGTAACAAAGCACATGGTTGGTAAGAAAATGTCACTAAAACAGGCTTGTTCTGCTACCATGACGATGAGTGATAATACCGCAGCTAACATTATACTAGCAGGGATAAAAGGACCTACAGCATTAACAAAATTTATGCGTGATATTGGCGATAATGTTACGAGGTTAGATCGTATAGAACCCGAGTTAAACCAAGCTCTCAAAAATGATAAAAGGGATACTACCTCTCCTATTGCCATGGTTAAATCTTTACACACGTTATTATTTGGCAATATATTAAAAGATCCGTCAAAAGCACAGTTAACGCAGTGGATGATTGATAACAAAGTCACAGCAAGCCTATTACGCTCAGTACTTCCTGAGCATTGGTCAATTGCAGATCGTTCGGGCGCCGGAGGCTATGGTTCTCGAGCTATAACTGCAGTTGTTTGGTCAAAAGATCAAACGCCACTTATTATTTCAATTTATTTAACGCAAACCGAAGGGACGATGAAAGAGCGAAATAAAGCCATTGCAGCTATTGGCGAGAGTATTTTTACCTTTTATCAGAAAAACAATAACTAA